The Spirulina subsalsa PCC 9445 region ATTGTAAATTGCGAATCGCTTGTTGAATGCGTTGCTCCAAACTGTTGTCTGATTGCCGTTGAGAGGTAATCTCATTAAAACGCTGAATGGTCAGACCATGACGCTCCACAATGACCGTGGATTGATTGCAGTAACTTTCCGCAATTTGTCGGGCATTGCCGGGTAAACCGCTAAAGGCAGCCCGTTGATTACAGGCGATATTCGGCACGGGATTCACTAAGCGTTTAATCTCGCTGTAAGTGTTTTGGCGCAATCGTTCTACGGCGATCGCCGCCCGAGCATAATTGGTGACTTCTTCCGAGGAAACGGACTGAGCATAGACTGTGGTATCAAACCAACGGGCTAACGGCTGAGTGACGTTGGGGGCAACTCCCATCACAACTCCAGCCCCTGCGATTGCACTGGTCAGGGCAACCCGTAATAGTGCTTTTTGTAATCGAATTGAAGAAACGTTTAACGTCAACATAAGCAGTAGGTGGCTCAACAAAAGACTAGGTATATCCCCTGTATTGATTGGTTTTAGACCTGAGAAGTTCCTTAAAAACGTGGGGTCTTCTGAGGTTAACCGGATGACTTGGTTTCTTGAAACAGCTAGAACCGTCCTTGGGCTGTTTCTTCCATTTACCCTGAATCTAATGTTTTTTCTTCCGGCTTCAGTTAATTCCAGTGTAACCTGAAATTCCAGATCACGGGGCGATTCTACCTGTTCTTGTCCTAGAAATCGTCTCCTCAAACCACCCGCCACAATTTGACGGTTTGATCCTGTGAAGCTGTGGCAATGAGGAGTTCAGTGGGGGAAATGGCCAGATCCCGAATCGCACCCTTGTGATCGAATAGCATCACGAAAGGGGTAGTTTTGCCGGGATGCCAGAGGGTGAGGGTGCCTTGTTCACTGGCGGTGATCAGGAGATTTCCGGCCCGATTGAGAACTAAACGGGTGATGGCATTGCCGGAATCGGTAACGGAACCAATGAGTTGACCTGTGCGACCATCCCACATTTTCCAAGTTTGATCCGTGCTGCCACTGTAGAGCATTTGACTACTGAGACTAAAGGCTAATGTGGTGACTTTATCGGTGTGTTGGGTTAAATGGTGCAGGAGCTCCCCGGTGTGTAGGTTCCAGATTTTGATGGTGCGATCGCCGCTTCCACTGGCCAATTTCTGCCCATCGGGACTCACGGCCACGGCATAAATAGCGCTTTCATGTTGGAGGGTGCGGATGAGTTCCCCCGTGGGGAGGTTCCAGAGTTTGATCGTGCGATCGCTACTGCCACTCACTAACACCGTCCCATCGGGACTCACCGCTAAGGTATGAATCCAGCCTGTATGGGCTTCTAGGCGTTTCACCTCCTGTTGATCTTGCCAAAAGCGGATCGTATAGTCCCAACTCCCACTGATTAACTCCCCCGTTTGGGGATGAACGACCAGCGCGTCAATAATACTACGATGCCCCGAACAACGGAGCGGTTGAGGGTGTTCTTGTTCTAGATTCCAGCGCAAAATTTCCCGATCTGCCCCCGCACTGGCTAACTGTTTCCCTCCCCGCAAAAACGCGAGACTATGCACCGAACTATGATGACCTTCCAAGGTTTGCACACATTGCCATCGGGGGGTGATTCGATTCAATACATCTGGAACAGAAATGGGGGTCGTTTCTACCTGAACAACGAGAGTTTTTCCCGGATTCAGGTCTTGATAAACCGCTTGAGCCGAAGCATAACGAACATTGAGGGATTCCGCTAACAGTTTGTTTAAAATGTCCCGCAAATCATCACTCACCGGATCCGCAAGGTAACTTTCCCAAACCCAAATCCCCTCCATAGTGCTAAATAAATCAAAGGGGTGAAATCCCGTCAATAGTTGAATACAAATCACCCCCAAACTGTATAAATCGCTGGCGTAGGTTGTTTTCCCCCGCAACTGTTCCGGGGCGCTATAGGCCGCCGATCCAATTAAGGTTCCCGTTTGCGCTAAGGCTGTTTTACGGGTGATTTTAGCCGCGCTGAAGTCCACAAGGACTAAATGACCATTAGCCTGTCGGATCAGGTTTTGTGGGTTCAAATCCCGGTGAATAATGTGATGATCGTGGATGAATTGCAGAAGGGGCAAAACCTCATTCAGTAGTTGGCGAATTTCGGCCTCAGTGAACAGTTCTGACTCAATACTTTGTCCTGCAATATATTCTTGCACCAAGCTGGGGAGAAAATTCTGGATGGTGGGTTCTTGTTCAATATAGGCGAAGAGTTGGGGAATTTGGGGATGTTGCCCCAAAACCTGCAATTTGGCCGCTTCTTGGCGGAAATACTCTAACGCCCCTTCTGTTGTCACAGAACCCAGATTCTGGTGGGCAATTTGTTTAATAATACAGGGTCTAGGGGGCGAAACTCCCTCATCAACCCCATAAAAGGTGCGAGATCCTTCTCCTAAGGGTTCTAGGGCGCTATAGCGGTCACTGAGGCGCAATTTTGACCCACAATTACTACAGAATAAGTGACTCCGTGGGTTTTCGGGGCGAGGGCATTTGGGGTTAAGACAATAAATCATGATTTCTCTGAGAGGGAATGGGGAGGGGGAGCAGGGGGAGCAGGGGAGAGGGGGGGAGGGGGGGAATTAAGACTTATTACCTATTACCTATTCCCTATTACTTATTACCTATTACCTATTCCCTATTACTTATTACCTATTCCCTATTCCCTATTCCCTATTACTTATTCCCCGTTCCCTGTTCCCTGTTCCGTGCTACCGAATCAATAACCAAGCCCTCAACACCTCAGCCACCGTCCAAGCTTGGGCCAAGGCCCCCCGAGGGGTAAAGGGGGGATTGCCGTCGAAAATTTCGCTGAGACTGCCCACACAAGCCCCTTGTAGATGATGGGCAAAGGGTTGTAGAAACGTAGCGGCTTGCTCAGGATCATGATAAACCTGAAGATGGGCTTGGACAAAATGACCGATCAACCAACCCCAGACCGTACCCTGATGATAGGCCCCATCTCGTTGGAGGCGATCGCCTTTATACTCCCCAATATACTCCCATTCCTGTTCCCCCAAGGAGCGTAAGCCATAGGAAGTGAGTAAAGCCCGCGCCACAATATCCACAACGGCCTTTTGTTCCCTCGGCAACAGTAAGGGCAAACCTCCCAATGGCCCCAATTTGGCAGGCAGGGACACGGCGAAAATCTGATTGGGGCGTAATTGTGCCGCGTGACCCCTAGGCGTGTCTAACACATCATAACAGTAGCCCCTGCTGTAATTCCAAAAGCGACTAAACCCCACTAGCGTCTGATGGGCTAAATCCTCATAACGTTCGTAGGGTTTGCCCAACGCTTTGGCAAAATAGC contains the following coding sequences:
- a CDS encoding DUF4168 domain-containing protein; translated protein: MLTLNVSSIRLQKALLRVALTSAIAGAGVVMGVAPNVTQPLARWFDTTVYAQSVSSEEVTNYARAAIAVERLRQNTYSEIKRLVNPVPNIACNQRAAFSGLPGNARQIAESYCNQSTVIVERHGLTIQRFNEITSQRQSDNSLEQRIQQAIRNLQ
- a CDS encoding serine/threonine-protein kinase encodes the protein MIYCLNPKCPRPENPRSHLFCSNCGSKLRLSDRYSALEPLGEGSRTFYGVDEGVSPPRPCIIKQIAHQNLGSVTTEGALEYFRQEAAKLQVLGQHPQIPQLFAYIEQEPTIQNFLPSLVQEYIAGQSIESELFTEAEIRQLLNEVLPLLQFIHDHHIIHRDLNPQNLIRQANGHLVLVDFSAAKITRKTALAQTGTLIGSAAYSAPEQLRGKTTYASDLYSLGVICIQLLTGFHPFDLFSTMEGIWVWESYLADPVSDDLRDILNKLLAESLNVRYASAQAVYQDLNPGKTLVVQVETTPISVPDVLNRITPRWQCVQTLEGHHSSVHSLAFLRGGKQLASAGADREILRWNLEQEHPQPLRCSGHRSIIDALVVHPQTGELISGSWDYTIRFWQDQQEVKRLEAHTGWIHTLAVSPDGTVLVSGSSDRTIKLWNLPTGELIRTLQHESAIYAVAVSPDGQKLASGSGDRTIKIWNLHTGELLHHLTQHTDKVTTLAFSLSSQMLYSGSTDQTWKMWDGRTGQLIGSVTDSGNAITRLVLNRAGNLLITASEQGTLTLWHPGKTTPFVMLFDHKGAIRDLAISPTELLIATASQDQTVKLWRVV